The following nucleotide sequence is from Primulina tabacum isolate GXHZ01 chromosome 2, ASM2559414v2, whole genome shotgun sequence.
AGATAAAGGCACTGCTTTTCTACAACTTTACTATGTGCTGCAACTTAAGTTTCAGGAGAAGCGGCTGGATATGTACACTAATGATCTCCCGAATTATGTTATTACAAGTATAGAAATAGGTGTCACTGTGCAAAAGTCACGAATTATATCTGAGAATGCTTCAAAATTTTGTTACTTGTCGCCTACCAGCCTTGTTTTGCAGATATGAAATCTCCTTGCAAGTGGTTTTGGTGCCCGAGTCACCCTGTCAGTTGCTCTTACACAGATAAAACTTGCCAGCAATTTCAAAGACTCGTTAATAGCAGTAATCAATCAGACAACCCAGTGGTATAGTTGCAGGTTTTCGTGAGACAATGAATTTGAGTTCGAGTAGCATTTGATGCACAAGTGTGtattttttctaaataaaaggaCTCGTTACTAGTAGCTTAAAATAAAACCCATGTTCTCTTTAGTTCTTGAACATTTTTTGAGGTTATATCTGCAAATTTACGTGTCCACATTAAACTCCAAGAGCAACATCAACGTATTCTGAAAGTTTCAGCACTGCTTCTAGTATTGTTCATTGTGAGCATCAGCACAAAGTTAAGACTTGTTACCTCTCCAGAAGCAATATTGTATCTCATCTGTTGTCATGCCTATATAGCAAAGAGAATTTCATAAATCAAGATGTAAAATTCAGTTTCACGGGTCACTCATCTTGGAATCAAAAAACAAATTGGTCTCTTTTACCTCTAAATGTTGATGTCGTGGATGTTCCACAATACAATGACCTTCTCCGTAAATTCCAAATCCATTTTCTTGGAACAGGTATTGGCCGATGGCTGGATTCATGATCTGCAAAAACCTGAAACAAATACAAGAGCCAATGTATGAGGTACCCGACTTCTGCAGCAtaaaatatctcataacataatGGTGGAACACAATTTCTTTTACCTCGTTGACCTGAAAATATGTTCCATTCAGAGGAAAGGACCCCCTATTTGCAGTCCGGCATGGTATCTGCTTGTGGAAGTTGTTGGGTCAATTTTCAGGCGAATCATTTCCTTTGAAAGCTATTAATGAAACACTTATAGCACGTAACCGAAGTTAAAATTTTGACACACCAACATTGTCACTTGAATTAACTCCTCATTTTGTTTCTGAACCTCATCTCTCAAGCAGCATGTACCAACATCACATGTAATCCACTCCTGACGACTGCATGCACCTTTTGGAGGTCGGGAAGACTTTACAGTTTCGTctgtagaaaaataaaaaagtcaTCAGGATTTACAAGAAATAGAAGGTATCATATTCTTCAGATTTAGAAAGACAATGATACACACATTAAAAATATAGTTTAGCAATTTGCCATCAATTCCAAGGTATGAGAAAGTAGAGATCCTTAAAAGACTTCCTTATGCAACATCAAGAACACTAGAACTTTATTTACCGTTTCTCCATATTGCAAGAAGATATGGGCATGGATCGTCAGGTTCTCGTTTTTCAAACTGTTACAGAGCAGCATATGAAAACTCAGACCAATCTTTCGATGAATTTAAATGGATTTAACACAATACTGAAATTTACGCAAATCgataagaacaaaaacaagagGCTAACCCTTGCCAAAAGAGGGTGTGAATCTGGAACTTCATAGCTGCAACAAAACAGTACAACAGGTAAAAACCAAATTCGTATTGGGGGTATTAAATCTTTGCCCAGAATAGCAATTGGTAATACCATCACTTACACTTGGTGTACTGTCCTTAACCGGCCCACGAACTTTAGCTTAGGCATGGGAAATGATGCAACTTCAGGGCTCAAGGCAACCAGCTCTTTTTACATGGTACCTTCTCCATTTAAGAAATTTGTTTTCTCCGTGATATCCAGTAAGTTCTTAGTGAACTCTTCTTGATTGAGTTTAGTGATGGGGATCTCGTCTTCATATTCATATCCCAAATCTTCAATGTCACGCTCTGTCATTTCTCTAGATGCAGATTCCGGTGATGGGGgaatgttagagtagatgtcctgcaagccaacggttggctagggaatttattgactcaagtgaaataaacaatctttattttaatataatttaactttttatggtcttcgttatattttatctgtatacacatgcaatcagcatagataaagtctttgattatgctttaatacaaatgaatcgtaattcgatgttgaaactcatttgtaaacactgcatattctaaattcgttcctagtcgattcagccgcctaaaacagggataaaggccgcttgagctcgagactgacatctgtgatgttgtgtactgcgtttcttggtaagggcatagagatgtccaaacatacagatgggtagtcatatgatgattataccaaacaaccctccctcggacttttcaagtggttatcattcatcgagaggataagtccatggttatgattgtacaccattagtccttacgacccgggacaacactgaggctctatatgctagggctgtgctttgactcgtttaccggctccatgagagtcatcaggtggcgaggttgggtatagttgcgacacatataggagccaatgcattgtagtcggggattcaccgctcacctgcgggtgtggatatcctatgtgatctaatgaaataatagtgcatggaatctctggccagagtatgagatgtcgttggagaaggagttctccaatagtacacgcgatgccactattatagttatcacatagttatcgaattaatatgcaaccctcgatgaaccaatggttgcagattcgatcgggatatttgagatgaggggaccgtactgtacgttaatcataatcgactggttcttgcaggtactatcagtgatacctaggggatcatggggcgatgctactagacgctcttaccatgatccgatgggtgcaatcagaaatgagttctaacattcttgatcaaggtgttgatgaaaagaatggggctaactagggtaagcccgaataagaataaatattattctgaatcacaaagagttgtgaacccacggctagctgtatccctgaaccattgagggtcacacaagcactgggtcgtttgttcccgttgagagaataaattcaaggagttgaatttatattatgatatagtaaattcaaggagttgaatttatgataattaaattttgagaaaataaattcaaggagttgaatttatgatatagtaaattcaagaagttgaatttatgaaatttggagagaataaattcaaggagttgaatttataaaatttgataatttaatttattaaattcaaaagttgggtttattaaatattaaattttggaggtgataaaattcaaggagttgaatttataattttaataataaattcaaatgttgaatttataatgaatttaatttattaaactcaaaagttgagtttattaaatattaaattaaatatgatgggagatatgcttaatgggcttgtaggagtacaagtccaacatattaaatgattaaagttcttaatggactttaatataattaattaaactagtttgaCTAGTCCATTTAATTAACAAAGTCCATTGAATttaattaaggaacctaaatcCATAATTATGGAATTTAGGTTAAAGGCTTTTgtcttttatatataaataaaaaaaaggatAGCCACCACCCATTCTTTCAAGGTGACTCACGAGAGTTGCATTCAAATtctccaaaaattttgaccACTTTTCAAGTGAAAAGAGATTTTGAGACATCTCTCAAATTTTCAATCTCCAACGTAAAaacttcttctaattttctagtgcgaattagaagaggaacaaatcatctagtcgtggacctgattagaagaaaggagttattgaagaaagttcgtagggattcatcaagagctaatccgtttataccggattagttggagccacgtgattaattcacaaatgtataatttttctgacatcctatgaatgtttatgataaaatcatacgagcggccaaacaaatcatattttgattgtcaaaataaataaaattttaaaacttccgctgttGCGTTTGGGTGCGTAGAAAACCAGATCCAACAGGGAATTCTACAATAGGTTCTGAATTAAAGTATATGTGCCCTACTCTTGAGACATCATCATCACAATGAACCAACAGAGGCGAATTCATATCCATAACATTTTGACAAGATTTAACTTGAGCCTCATAATCATCACTCCCTCCCCGCACTCCTGGAAGGCGAAGCCTGGCACTGCATTGAATTTACACAAATCCGcacatataaattattttttctacATGTTAATAATTACTTCCAAATAGTGTGTTTGGCATACTTTACTGAATGAGCTATTAAGTCTTTGCAAACCTTCGATGATCCTTTTGCcacattttcttttttatgcTTCACTTTCCTGCAACCATTGGTCATTCTAAAGGGAGCTAATACACCATTTACTTCCACAAAAAAGTTCAAAAATTTCTGATTACCAAGTGAGGGTGAGTTGAACACGTAAACAGATAAAACACTTCATTAAacaccctttaaaataaaagggTGTATAGTTTCCAATTTGATATGACAGTAAAAACACAAACAGTAAGAGCTACATTTTCAAGCCTTTTGATTTCAACTTTAAGTGCCTTCAAAAGTTTAAAAGGTCAAATCGAACATCAGTCCTCACTTCAAATACAATTTTCAATTTGGCATGTCTACCCAAACAAACTCTCAGTTGGCTCAACAAAAACAATTCAATTAGATTTCAAATACCATCACACACAACggattaagtgcaaatcttaaTCGCAAATCTTAATCCAGAATAAACATATTAGCAGAACAAGAAGAGCTAATCTGCCACTAACCTAGCATATGCACTTGCAAAATGACTACATTGTCCTCTCATTGGACACGCATTGCAATCTCTTCGTACAAAACACCTGTAACATTCAAGATCATGTTCTCATTATCACAGTTTATGATACACAAaagcaaaaaatattaatatataagcACAGAAAGTAAAAACTTCAACCTTTCCAAGGTGATCATCTTGTAATGGCATTCATACCTATTAAATGAAACAACTGATTTAAGAAAAGCACAAAAAACTCAAAACAATATGTGGGCTGCTTAAACAAATTTTGACCCAAAGATATGCAAGAAGTTAACTTCCTTTCACTTACACAATGTCAAACATAAAGAAGATTTTTGAACAGTGCTTTATCAAAAAAGTGTAATAATGAAGTTAATGCTACCTTGTATACGATGCATGCAAGAAATAAATGTCTATTCGTCCACGAAATAGTTATCTGGTACTCTcccaattttctttggtttcatTGTCTACTTCTCCAATGTCTTCACTTCCATCAGCAAATTCCAAACCCTCAATGTCTCAGCATCAATTTCAACTTTTGGCAGTTGTTTCCGACTTTTTGAAGGATCAAGTTTCCGAAGAATTTCACGGCTGATTTTTTGATCCCGCACCACAAGTTGGTTATTGACATCTGATATACATAGTCTCTCAAACATCTGGCTAATAAAATCAGTTATACCTTGGACTTCATCCGCTGAAAGAAGAACCAAACGCATAAACTACAGCTCGTCAATCCTTATAAAGAATGATGTTAATCCAAACTAACACCGTCTTTTGTACTAACCGATTAGGTTCGGAAACATATGTTTTAGGTCAAGATGTTGGCTCACAAAAATTGGAGTCTCAGTCAAACTCAGTGTATCCAAATATGGAATGTGCTTGATCGAAATCTCTGCACAATCTTCAACATTTTCCTGTCCAGTGTCTTGGGTTACAGCACTAAGGGCTTTTAAAGGAAAAGCTGTTGGAATCAGACACGAGGGTGATAAATCAAGGCTTTGAGCAGACATATTCGAACGTTTCCTTTTATATTGGACCGACCGAGTTAATGGAAAAGTACATCCTTGTAACTCTGGATGTTTCATTTCCTCGTCCATACCCCAAAATTTAGTCTTTCGACTACGAGTCCGACGTttcttttttctaaaatttgtcaTAGGGCACAAGCTCCATACACAGCTAAAAGACTTAGGATCTTTCATTGCCTCCATTATCTGTCTTTGACTGGGCTGAATCACCCTTAAATTATACCCTTTTATTGTGAAGTTGGACGACAATTCGTTATTCATGACTCTTTTCTGACGTGTCCCATCAGCTAATTTCGTAGATGGACATCTTTTTTAGACAGTTCTATGATATTTACTTCTTTTCTTGGAAGTTACTTTATGTCTAATGCATGGAtccatttttttccaaaaacgTAGTTGCTCTTCGTTGTTTCATTCTTTTTTTCTTGAACATTCTTGGAAAGTTTGTTCCAAGTTTCCTGCTGTTCTTTAGACACTCGTTTGGTCGGAGTATCCTTTTACAGACATTAAAACCAGAAAACCTGGCACCATACTAAATCTTTGACCCTTCTTCTGGAGTATTTATCTTCTCCACGAAATTCAAGTCTTCCTCGTATAAAGGGTTGCTTCTAGTTTTCTTTATACGTTGATATCACTGGACAAATGCTCCGATTCCGGGGCAGGAGTTGAAATCTTGCACTTCCAAATTGAAGTTTGTGGCAAAATGGGGAGGGGGGACCAGTCACCAGtcaaagaaaaaataaacaCGTTTTGCAGCAAAAGGAATTTTCAGACGGAAATATAAAAacgcgtttttaacgcgtattcacacggtcaaggggctctataaataaaGCTCCCCCTttattctgaaatca
It contains:
- the LOC142537262 gene encoding DNA glycosylase/AP lyase ROS1-like isoform X3, producing the protein MPKLKFVGRLRTVHQVYEVPDSHPLLARFEKREPDDPCPYLLAIWRNGACSRQEWITCDVGTCCLRDEVQKQNEELIQVTMLQIPCRTANRGSFPLNGTYFQVNEVFADHESSHRPIPVPRKWIWNLRRRSLYCGTSTTSTFRGMTTDEIQYCFWRGNKS
- the LOC142537262 gene encoding DNA glycosylase/AP lyase ROS1-like isoform X1, with amino-acid sequence MPKLKFVGRLRTVHQVYEVPDSHPLLARFEKREPDDPCPYLLAIWRNDETVKSSRPPKGACSRQEWITCDVGTCCLRDEVQKQNEELIQVTMLQIPCRTANRGSFPLNGTYFQVNEVFADHESSHRPIPVPRKWIWNLRRRSLYCGTSTTSTFRGMTTDEIQYCFWRGNKS
- the LOC142537262 gene encoding DNA glycosylase/AP lyase ROS1-like isoform X2, yielding MPKLKFVGRLRTVHQVYEVPDSHPLLARFEKREPDDPCPYLLAIWRNDETVKSSRPPKGACSRQEWITCDVGTCCLRDEVQKQNEELIQVTMLIPCRTANRGSFPLNGTYFQVNEVFADHESSHRPIPVPRKWIWNLRRRSLYCGTSTTSTFRGMTTDEIQYCFWRGNKS
- the LOC142537262 gene encoding DNA glycosylase/AP lyase ROS1-like isoform X4; the protein is MPKLKFVGRLRTVHQVYEVPDSHPLLARFEKREPDDPCPYLLAIWRNGACSRQEWITCDVGTCCLRDEVQKQNEELIQVTMLIPCRTANRGSFPLNGTYFQVNEVFADHESSHRPIPVPRKWIWNLRRRSLYCGTSTTSTFRGMTTDEIQYCFWRGNKS